Below is a genomic region from Streptomyces sp. RPA4-2.
CAGCAGCGCCCGGATGACGTCGACGCACTCCCGCAGTCGTGCGTTGCGCATGTCCTTGCGGGGCCAACGTGCCCCGGTGATGTGCTCGTTGGAGGCCTCGCCGCTGCCGAGCGCGACCCAGAACCGGCCCGGGTACATGGACGCGAGGCTGGCGACCGCCTGGGCGATGATCGCGGGATGGTAGCGCTGGCCTGGTGCGTTCACCACGCCGAACGGCATCTGGTCGGTGGCCTGGAGCGCGGCGCCGAGCCATGACCAGGCGAATCCGGACTCCCCCTGGCGGACGCTCCACGGGGAGAAGTGGTCCGAGCACATGGCGGCGGCGAATCCCGCGTGTTCCGCTCGCACCACGGCGTCGAGCAGATCCGCGGGCGGGACCTGTTCGTGCGAGGCATGTAATCCGTAGACAGTCATGCCGGGGCGGGTACCCTCCCGGCCGCTCCTCAGCGGAGACCTGGCCGGAAGAGCCTCGAAACCCCGGTGTACGTCGGCGGACCTGCCCCGGTGTACGTCGGCGGACCTGCCCCGGTGTACGTCGGCGGACCTGCCCCGATGACCGTCGGCGGCTCGATCCTGTTCGCCGACGGCGGCGAGCTCGGCACCCCGCCCGTCTGAGGAACGCCTCCCGAGGCGGCCGAAACCAGGGGCCCGGCCGCCGCCACTGACCGGCTGCGCGGCGTGGTCATCCGTCCCGGTCCGCCCGTGCCCGGGTGACCGATGCCGGGCCGCCCCGGAGATCGCTTCCGGGGCGGGCCGTGGCCTCGCGGTCGGTGTCCGCCGCCTCACAGCGGCGTGGCGTGGTCCTCGGTGTGATCAGGCCGCCGTGCCGTCCTCCGGGGCCAGCAGGACGGCGGTGCGGCTCGCGTGCGCGACGGCGTCGCTGATCCGGGGGTTGAACAACGCCTCGACGGATCCGCGGTGATGGGGGCTCAGCACGATGAGGTCGGCGTCGAACTCCGCCGCCGCCTCGGAGATGGCCGTGGCGATCTGGGTGGTCAGTCCGTGGGCGAGGGCCGCGTCGGCCTTGACGCCCTTGTCGCGCAGGGCGGCCAGGGCCTCGTCGACGATGACCTTCGCCTGGGCGTCGTCCTCGAGCGGGACGACGGCCGCGAGGGTCGCGGTGGAGGCCACGACGTGCACGACCCGGACCTGGGCGTCCGACAGCCGGGCCAGGTCACCCGCCAGGCGTACCGCGGAGAGCCGGCTGGGGCTGGGATCGACGGCGACCAGGATGCGCTGGAACATGGAATCTTCTTTCCATTTTCTGGAAGATACGGAGGATCTTCGCGGTGAGCAGTGACGCCGAAGGGCCGGTGTCACCAGGAGCAACGTCCGGCGCGGCGCGAGCCTTCCCGATTTCGACCCCTTGATCGTCCCGGGCGCTGGAGGCGACGATCCGGTCGATCACGACGAGGCTCTATCCGTCGGCGACAGCACTCGAGCCAGCCAGTCGTTGCGCGTCCGGCGGGCACCGGCCGAGATGCGAGCCTGCGGGTACAGCGCGTCGAATCCGTGGAATCCTCCCGCCCAGATGTGCAGTTCCGCCTGGCCGCCGGCCGCCCAGATCCGGGTGGCGTAGGTGACGTCCTCGTCGCGGAACACCTCGGCCGACCCGGCGTCGATGTACGTGGTCGGCAGCCCGGAGAGGTCCTCGGCC
It encodes:
- a CDS encoding universal stress protein yields the protein MFQRILVAVDPSPSRLSAVRLAGDLARLSDAQVRVVHVVASTATLAAVVPLEDDAQAKVIVDEALAALRDKGVKADAALAHGLTTQIATAISEAAAEFDADLIVLSPHHRGSVEALFNPRISDAVAHASRTAVLLAPEDGTAA